A genome region from Paenibacillus pabuli includes the following:
- the cmk gene encoding (d)CMP kinase: MASQNTSENGKMNVAIDGPAGAGKSTVARLVAEALGYIYVDTGAMYRAVTLHMIRKGISPDNVTEVLQEAHKLVIDLQPDPGGQKVFCNGEDVTSEIRSREVTGIVSRYAQIEGLRSQLVDTQRQMALRKGVVMDGRDIGTTVLPDAEVKIFMTASVEERALRRFKELDPSEGLTLMQLERDIATRDKLDEEREISPLRCAEDATVLDTTKMSIHEVVDKIVSYCTMVRGEVGL, encoded by the coding sequence TTGGCAAGCCAGAACACATCAGAGAACGGGAAGATGAACGTTGCAATTGACGGACCTGCTGGTGCCGGGAAAAGCACCGTGGCCCGATTGGTTGCAGAGGCGCTCGGGTATATTTACGTCGATACTGGCGCAATGTACCGTGCGGTAACCCTACACATGATTCGGAAAGGGATTTCTCCGGATAATGTAACAGAGGTGCTTCAAGAAGCCCACAAACTGGTCATTGATTTACAGCCGGACCCGGGCGGACAGAAAGTGTTCTGTAACGGGGAAGATGTTACCTCGGAAATCCGCTCCCGTGAAGTTACGGGGATCGTGTCCCGATATGCGCAAATCGAGGGGCTGCGTTCGCAATTAGTGGATACTCAGCGGCAAATGGCTTTGCGCAAGGGCGTCGTCATGGATGGACGCGATATCGGAACGACAGTATTGCCCGATGCGGAAGTGAAAATCTTCATGACTGCCAGTGTGGAAGAGCGCGCACTTCGCCGCTTCAAAGAACTGGACCCCTCTGAAGGACTGACGTTAATGCAATTAGAGCGAGACATTGCCACACGTGACAAATTGGATGAAGAGCGGGAGATATCCCCACTTCGCTGTGCCGAGGACGCAACCGTTCTTGATACAACCAAGATGAGTATTCATGAAGTGGTTGACAAAATCGTATCTTATTGCACAATGGTCAGAGGAGAGGTTGGTCTATGA
- a CDS encoding stage VI sporulation protein F, with translation MGNNISKDALKAINKKTGKTITEGAVKKLASTVKPSTMQNEAQLRQLIKQVSAMAKVPVSEDTVQDIVSAVKKSGLNPNSMESLMKMMMKK, from the coding sequence ATGGGTAACAACATTTCTAAGGATGCACTGAAAGCGATCAACAAAAAAACGGGCAAAACAATTACAGAAGGTGCTGTCAAGAAATTGGCGAGCACAGTAAAACCGTCCACCATGCAGAATGAAGCTCAGTTGCGCCAATTGATCAAACAAGTATCGGCCATGGCGAAAGTTCCGGTATCTGAAGATACGGTTCAGGATATTGTAAGTGCGGTCAAAAAGAGCGGACTGAATCCAAACAGTATGGAGTCATTAATGAAAATGATGATGAAAAAATAA
- a CDS encoding DUF2768 family protein — MSAMDKMWLSLVAILIMGLSVFLITFARAKTKGIVRGILSLIAFLIMLIGFFGGIASLT; from the coding sequence ATGAGCGCAATGGACAAGATGTGGCTGTCATTGGTTGCGATTCTGATTATGGGATTGTCTGTATTCCTGATAACCTTCGCAAGAGCCAAAACCAAAGGCATTGTACGAGGGATTCTGTCATTAATCGCGTTTTTGATTATGCTGATTGGTTTTTTCGGCGGAATTGCATCGCTCACTTGA
- a CDS encoding flagellar brake protein yields MYPKINEILHIQIASPDEKEESKEYKSRIADMDDHSFLIEVPMQQGSSRLKRLYFGEELSISYITEDGVRHYFNTYVTGFEEDVVRLVRIRKPLPDDISKIQRRSFLRVHANLELAIQAEDLTRAVGLTEDIGGGGLSIYGEPNFPIAEGQKLNCWLLVPYRNSTIEHVAFEAEVVRIKTLESGRQLCMLKFTQITDSERQKIIKFCFERQLDYRTR; encoded by the coding sequence TTGTATCCAAAAATTAATGAAATTTTACACATCCAAATTGCCTCACCCGATGAAAAAGAAGAGAGCAAGGAGTACAAATCCCGTATAGCGGACATGGATGATCACAGCTTTTTGATTGAAGTGCCTATGCAACAAGGTAGCAGTCGTTTAAAAAGATTGTACTTCGGCGAAGAATTGTCCATCTCTTATATCACTGAAGACGGCGTCAGACATTACTTCAACACGTACGTGACCGGATTTGAAGAAGATGTGGTAAGACTAGTGCGTATACGCAAGCCGCTGCCTGACGATATCTCTAAAATACAGCGACGCAGCTTCCTGCGTGTTCATGCAAATCTTGAATTAGCCATTCAAGCCGAAGACCTGACTCGTGCGGTGGGATTGACCGAGGATATAGGTGGCGGGGGATTATCTATCTATGGAGAACCAAACTTCCCGATCGCGGAAGGACAAAAATTGAATTGCTGGCTGCTTGTTCCCTACCGGAATTCCACGATTGAACATGTGGCTTTCGAAGCGGAAGTCGTTCGCATCAAAACCCTGGAGTCTGGCAGACAGCTCTGCATGTTGAAGTTTACCCAAATTACAGATTCGGAGCGTCAGAAAATCATTAAGTTTTGCTTTGAGCGGCAGTTGGATTATCGAACGAGGTAA
- the rpsA gene encoding 30S ribosomal protein S1, giving the protein MSEEMKNQEATQDELDQFVSLKKGDTVKGTIVKLEDNQAYVSIGYKYDGVIPIRELSSLHVDSASDAVEVGQEVEAKVLSIDDEKEKLVLSKRAIDSENAWDQLQKHFEDQDVFEVVVADVVKGGLVADVGVRGFIPASMVERHFVEDFSDYKGRTLRVKVKEIDRENNKVILSQKDVLEQEFEANKAEVMAGLQEGQVIEGTVQRLTQFGAFVDVGGVDGLVHVSELAWTHVDKPSDVLSEGDKVSVKVLKVDPEKGKISLSMKAVQPGPWETAGEKFNTSDIVTGVVKRLVDFGAFVEIAPGVEGLVHISQISHKHIGTPHEVLKEGQEVQVKILDMNPAEQRVSLSIKETEEAPAQAPKAERPARNNAPREEINNPNVSLSNQGMSITLGERFGDKLSKFK; this is encoded by the coding sequence ATGTCGGAAGAAATGAAAAATCAAGAAGCAACCCAAGATGAGTTGGATCAATTCGTTTCCTTGAAAAAAGGAGATACCGTAAAAGGAACCATCGTCAAATTGGAAGATAACCAAGCCTATGTGAGCATTGGATATAAATATGACGGTGTAATTCCAATTCGCGAACTGTCCTCATTGCATGTTGACAGCGCGTCTGATGCAGTAGAAGTTGGACAAGAAGTTGAAGCTAAAGTACTTAGCATCGACGATGAGAAAGAAAAACTCGTTTTGTCCAAACGTGCAATCGACAGCGAAAACGCTTGGGATCAATTGCAAAAGCATTTTGAAGACCAAGATGTATTCGAAGTTGTTGTAGCTGATGTGGTAAAAGGCGGTCTGGTAGCAGACGTGGGCGTACGCGGATTTATCCCGGCTTCCATGGTTGAGCGCCATTTCGTAGAAGACTTCAGTGACTACAAAGGACGCACACTGCGCGTTAAAGTGAAAGAGATCGATCGTGAGAACAACAAAGTGATCCTTTCCCAAAAAGACGTTCTGGAGCAAGAATTCGAAGCTAACAAAGCTGAGGTTATGGCTGGTCTGCAAGAAGGCCAAGTTATCGAAGGTACAGTACAACGTTTGACTCAATTTGGTGCATTCGTTGATGTAGGCGGAGTTGACGGTCTGGTTCACGTTTCCGAGCTCGCTTGGACTCATGTGGACAAACCATCCGACGTCCTTTCCGAAGGTGACAAAGTCAGCGTTAAAGTGCTGAAGGTTGACCCTGAAAAAGGTAAAATCAGCCTGAGCATGAAAGCTGTTCAACCAGGACCATGGGAAACAGCTGGCGAGAAATTCAACACTAGCGATATCGTAACAGGTGTTGTAAAACGTCTGGTTGATTTCGGTGCATTTGTTGAAATCGCTCCTGGTGTTGAGGGACTTGTGCACATCTCACAAATCTCCCACAAACACATCGGCACTCCACACGAAGTGTTGAAAGAAGGTCAGGAAGTTCAAGTTAAGATTCTCGACATGAACCCTGCTGAGCAACGTGTAAGCCTGAGCATCAAAGAAACAGAAGAAGCTCCTGCCCAAGCGCCAAAAGCTGAAAGACCTGCTAGAAACAACGCTCCGCGTGAAGAAATCAACAACCCGAACGTTTCCTTGAGCAATCAAGGTATGAGTATCACACTTGGCGAACGTTTCGGTGATAAACTCAGCAAATTCAAATAA
- the spoIVA gene encoding stage IV sporulation protein A, with translation MEKVDIFKDIAERTGGDIYLGVVGAVRTGKSTFIKRFMETIVLPNIASEADRARAVDELPQSAAGKTIMTTEPKFVPNNAVQIKVAEGLDVNVRLVDCVGYAVEGAKGYEDENGPRMISTPWFEEPIPFQEAAEIGTRKVIQEHSTLGVVVTTDGTIAEIARSSYVESEERVIAELKEVGKPFVLIINSTRPRSEEALQLRSELAAKYDIPVMTLSAATMTEDDVTGVLREVLYEFPVHEVNVNLPSWVMVLNETHWLRNNYENSVRDTVKDIRRLRDVDRVVSQFMEYEFIDRAGLSGMNMGQGVAEIDLYAPDELYDQILVEVVGIEIRGKDHLLQLMQEFSHAKREYDRFAEALEMVKTTGYGIAAPSLAEMALDEPELIRQGTKFGVRLKATAPSIHMIRVDVESEFAPIIGTEKQSEELVRYLMQDFENDPIKVWDSDMFGRSLHSIVREGIQGKIAMMPDNARYKLQETLGRIINEGSGGLIAIIL, from the coding sequence TTGGAGAAAGTGGACATTTTTAAGGACATAGCTGAGCGGACCGGAGGGGATATCTATCTCGGGGTTGTCGGCGCAGTCCGGACGGGGAAATCAACATTTATTAAACGATTCATGGAAACGATCGTACTGCCAAACATCGCAAGCGAGGCTGATCGTGCCCGTGCAGTGGATGAACTTCCACAGAGTGCAGCAGGCAAAACGATTATGACCACCGAGCCGAAATTCGTACCGAATAACGCAGTCCAGATCAAAGTGGCTGAAGGGCTCGATGTAAATGTACGTTTGGTGGATTGTGTAGGGTACGCTGTGGAGGGTGCGAAGGGCTATGAGGATGAAAATGGTCCACGCATGATCTCCACGCCGTGGTTCGAAGAGCCAATCCCGTTCCAGGAAGCAGCGGAGATTGGCACGCGCAAAGTCATTCAGGAGCATTCCACACTGGGTGTTGTGGTTACTACAGATGGCACCATTGCCGAGATTGCCCGCAGTTCCTACGTGGAATCGGAAGAACGTGTCATTGCCGAACTGAAAGAGGTTGGCAAACCGTTCGTGCTGATCATCAACTCTACCCGTCCTCGCAGTGAAGAAGCTCTTCAATTGCGAAGTGAATTGGCAGCTAAATATGATATTCCGGTCATGACATTAAGCGCGGCCACGATGACGGAAGATGATGTGACAGGCGTGCTGCGTGAAGTCCTGTATGAGTTCCCTGTACATGAGGTTAATGTGAATCTGCCGAGCTGGGTTATGGTCTTGAATGAAACCCACTGGCTGCGCAACAACTATGAAAATTCCGTGCGTGACACGGTGAAAGACATTCGTAGACTGCGTGACGTGGACCGGGTGGTTTCCCAGTTCATGGAGTATGAGTTCATCGACCGCGCGGGACTCAGCGGCATGAACATGGGTCAAGGTGTGGCTGAGATTGATCTGTACGCTCCTGATGAATTATACGATCAGATCCTCGTGGAAGTGGTCGGCATTGAAATCAGAGGCAAAGATCATCTGCTGCAGTTGATGCAGGAATTCTCTCATGCCAAGCGGGAATATGATCGCTTCGCTGAAGCCTTGGAGATGGTCAAAACGACCGGCTACGGCATTGCGGCACCTTCGCTCGCCGAGATGGCGCTGGATGAACCGGAACTCATTCGCCAAGGTACCAAATTCGGCGTCCGTCTGAAAGCAACAGCACCTTCTATTCACATGATTCGGGTCGATGTGGAGTCCGAGTTTGCACCGATTATCGGCACGGAGAAGCAAAGTGAAGAATTGGTGAGGTACCTGATGCAGGACTTCGAGAACGATCCGATCAAAGTATGGGATTCAGATATGTTTGGTCGTTCGCTGCATTCCATCGTGCGCGAAGGTATTCAGGGCAAAATTGCTATGATGCCGGACAATGCAAGGTACAAATTGCAGGAGACTTTGGGACGGATCATAAACGAAGGTTCAGGCGGCTTAATTGCCATCATTCTGTAA
- a CDS encoding tautomerase family protein, with protein sequence MAQIKIFGIREQLNPMKEQLSNVIHSVLMDVLGLPETKRFHRYFPMDAEDFQYPQDRSAAYTIVEISMFEGRSVETKKDLIQQLCKQINEKLMLSVHDLEITIFETPRAHWGIRGMTGDELKLNYNVEV encoded by the coding sequence ATGGCACAGATTAAAATTTTCGGCATACGTGAGCAGTTAAATCCAATGAAAGAACAGCTTTCTAACGTGATTCATTCCGTTCTGATGGATGTGCTGGGACTGCCAGAGACCAAACGGTTCCATCGTTACTTCCCCATGGATGCGGAGGATTTCCAGTACCCACAAGATCGATCAGCAGCATACACCATTGTTGAAATCAGTATGTTCGAAGGAAGATCTGTTGAGACAAAGAAAGATTTAATCCAGCAATTATGTAAACAAATCAATGAGAAACTCATGTTGTCTGTCCATGATTTGGAGATTACCATTTTCGAAACACCACGCGCTCACTGGGGCATCCGCGGAATGACCGGCGATGAACTTAAGTTGAACTACAACGTTGAGGTCTGA
- the plsY gene encoding glycerol-3-phosphate 1-O-acyltransferase PlsY — protein MILPIAAIVLSYLLGSISFSVLLAKAIRGIDIRQHGSGNAGATNTLRILGKGPAILVLLLDVLKGIAAVWIGVWLSDGSEWIPAICGIAAIAGHNWPLYFRFRGGKGIATAIGVLATLAIVPAVSAGIIAILSIVLTRYVSLGSLIFVALTPIFILVFPGYSMNLFWGSLIICLFAFWRHRTNIAKLASGQENKLGSNKPGGGKRVV, from the coding sequence GTGATTTTACCAATCGCAGCGATTGTACTGAGCTATTTACTCGGTTCAATCAGCTTTAGTGTCCTCCTTGCAAAGGCAATACGGGGGATCGACATTCGTCAGCATGGCAGCGGAAACGCAGGTGCTACCAATACATTGCGAATATTGGGTAAAGGCCCGGCTATTCTTGTCCTGCTCCTGGATGTCCTTAAAGGGATTGCAGCTGTATGGATTGGAGTGTGGCTCAGTGACGGTTCCGAGTGGATCCCTGCAATTTGTGGTATAGCAGCGATTGCAGGACATAACTGGCCGCTCTACTTCCGATTCCGTGGGGGAAAAGGAATTGCAACAGCAATTGGCGTACTCGCTACTCTTGCCATCGTTCCTGCAGTATCTGCCGGAATTATTGCAATCCTGTCCATCGTTTTGACACGTTACGTTTCACTGGGTTCTCTTATTTTCGTGGCTTTAACACCGATCTTCATCCTAGTGTTCCCGGGATATTCCATGAATTTATTCTGGGGAAGTCTGATTATTTGTCTGTTTGCTTTTTGGAGACATCGCACCAACATTGCGAAGCTTGCCAGTGGACAGGAAAATAAATTAGGATCGAACAAACCTGGGGGTGGAAAACGCGTTGTCTAA
- a CDS encoding sugar ABC transporter substrate-binding protein has product MKKKDTKWVWLSVLLVFTLALSACGIKKEPAAAPASGASEDKPKTEAVTGPLSGKRIALIMEFNTGTFSQQYVQGVKEEIEKFGGELTTFVADNDKAKMVSLLDSAINQKFDAILTDHGDSLLEPGVKKAVEQNIPVVVFDAAIQVPGATVLSQDDQKMAELTLEQMKKDINGQGNIVKVWVAGFAPMERRQIAYGEFMKENTDIKEIATFGSAQNPALDTQAKMEAILKQYPKGEITAVWAAWDEFAKGAARAIQQAGRDEIKVYGIDMSDEDLQMIQDPKNPWVASAAVDPTDIGRVQVRYAYQKLNGDETEDQVVLNPVYVQREALPETQISTSELSQYVDGWGGSTQGIKDWMAEYGITAK; this is encoded by the coding sequence ATGAAAAAGAAAGATACGAAATGGGTATGGTTGAGTGTTCTGCTTGTATTTACATTGGCACTGTCCGCGTGCGGGATCAAAAAAGAACCGGCGGCAGCTCCAGCTTCCGGAGCATCAGAGGACAAGCCCAAGACAGAAGCGGTGACGGGCCCGCTGAGTGGCAAACGTATTGCTCTAATTATGGAATTTAACACGGGCACATTCTCGCAGCAATATGTACAAGGGGTAAAAGAAGAAATTGAAAAATTCGGCGGTGAGCTAACGACGTTTGTTGCCGATAATGATAAAGCCAAGATGGTATCTCTGCTGGACAGCGCAATTAACCAGAAGTTTGATGCGATCTTAACGGATCACGGGGACTCGCTTTTGGAACCGGGTGTGAAAAAAGCAGTGGAACAAAACATTCCAGTAGTTGTGTTCGATGCAGCCATCCAAGTACCGGGAGCAACCGTATTGTCTCAGGACGACCAGAAGATGGCGGAGCTTACACTGGAACAAATGAAAAAGGATATTAATGGCCAAGGGAATATTGTTAAAGTATGGGTGGCCGGATTCGCGCCTATGGAACGTCGCCAGATTGCTTACGGCGAATTCATGAAAGAGAATACAGACATCAAGGAAATTGCCACATTTGGCTCAGCACAAAACCCGGCTTTGGATACACAAGCCAAAATGGAGGCTATTCTGAAGCAATATCCGAAAGGCGAAATCACAGCCGTTTGGGCTGCTTGGGATGAGTTTGCCAAAGGGGCTGCACGCGCAATTCAGCAAGCGGGTCGCGACGAAATTAAAGTTTACGGTATCGATATGAGTGATGAGGATTTACAAATGATTCAGGATCCGAAAAATCCTTGGGTTGCTTCCGCAGCGGTAGACCCGACAGACATTGGACGTGTTCAGGTACGTTATGCCTACCAGAAACTGAATGGCGATGAGACTGAAGATCAGGTGGTCCTCAATCCGGTCTATGTTCAACGCGAAGCACTGCCAGAGACTCAAATCTCTACTTCCGAATTGTCCCAATATGTTGACGGTTGGGGAGGAAGTACACAGGGCATCAAGGATTGGATGGCGGAATACGGAATCACTGCTAAATAA
- a CDS encoding lysophospholipid acyltransferase family protein — MIYTFCSTLLRIIYTILFRLEAVGRENIPQEGGVLLCSNHISNFDPPTVGIKIRRQVRFMAKSELFDVPVLGKIIKAVGAFPVKRGGVSKESIKTSLNILRNGEVLGIFPSGSRHNDGGIGKKGAASFALRSGATVIPTAIIGNYKLFRKMKVVYGAPVNLDEFKEDPSGDALERATEKIMSKINEMVKTGVPSK; from the coding sequence ATGATTTACACATTTTGCAGCACATTACTGCGGATCATTTACACCATTCTTTTCCGCCTGGAAGCAGTTGGACGGGAGAATATCCCGCAAGAGGGCGGCGTACTTTTATGTTCCAATCATATCAGTAACTTTGATCCTCCAACGGTAGGTATTAAAATTCGCCGGCAGGTACGCTTTATGGCCAAAAGTGAATTGTTCGATGTTCCGGTATTGGGCAAGATCATTAAGGCTGTGGGCGCGTTTCCCGTTAAGCGTGGGGGCGTTAGCAAGGAATCCATCAAAACTTCACTAAACATTTTGCGTAACGGTGAAGTACTCGGCATATTCCCATCCGGGAGCCGGCACAACGATGGAGGCATCGGCAAAAAAGGTGCAGCGAGCTTCGCTCTTCGGAGTGGTGCCACCGTTATCCCTACTGCTATTATCGGCAACTACAAGCTTTTTCGTAAGATGAAAGTTGTGTATGGAGCACCGGTGAATTTGGACGAGTTTAAGGAAGATCCTTCCGGTGATGCACTGGAAAGAGCAACTGAAAAGATTATGTCCAAAATTAATGAAATGGTGAAAACGGGCGTACCGAGCAAATAA
- a CDS encoding NAD(P)H-dependent glycerol-3-phosphate dehydrogenase: MSKKVAVLVAGSWGTALASVLAANGLEVTMWTRGEEQAAEINNQHRNSRFLPGAELSTRIQATTNMGDAVQGASAVLIVAPSSAMRSVVNQLKAYYTPDMLIIHATKGFETESLKRMSTVISEELECEEGHIVVLSGPSHAEEVVKRCPTTVVVASLDKAAADAAQALFMNAYFRVYTNRDMLGVELAGAFKNIIALGAGMSDGLDFGDNAKAALLTRGLAEITRIGVEMGANPLTFSGLAGIGDLVVTATSQHSRNWRAGSMLGQGQKLEDVLNSMGMVVEGIRTTKAAYFISQKYGVQMPIADQLYHVLFQNREPRDAVEALMGRDPKTEMEVMKLETWEQWHS, encoded by the coding sequence TTGTCTAAAAAAGTTGCCGTCCTGGTCGCAGGCAGTTGGGGGACCGCTCTCGCAAGTGTGCTGGCCGCCAATGGGCTGGAAGTGACGATGTGGACACGTGGTGAAGAGCAGGCCGCCGAAATTAACAACCAGCATCGGAACAGTCGTTTTCTTCCTGGTGCAGAGTTATCAACCCGCATTCAGGCCACGACAAATATGGGGGATGCGGTTCAGGGTGCTTCGGCTGTTTTAATTGTTGCGCCTTCCTCAGCCATGCGGTCGGTAGTCAACCAACTCAAGGCGTATTATACGCCCGACATGTTAATAATTCATGCAACCAAAGGATTTGAAACGGAAAGTCTCAAACGGATGTCGACGGTGATCTCCGAGGAACTTGAGTGCGAAGAAGGGCATATCGTTGTACTTTCGGGTCCGAGTCATGCTGAAGAAGTGGTCAAACGCTGTCCTACAACGGTGGTTGTGGCTTCACTGGACAAAGCTGCAGCAGATGCCGCTCAGGCATTATTCATGAATGCCTATTTCCGTGTGTATACGAATCGGGATATGCTTGGCGTGGAGTTGGCAGGTGCTTTTAAAAATATTATCGCACTTGGGGCAGGGATGTCGGATGGCCTGGACTTCGGAGATAATGCAAAAGCAGCTCTATTGACTCGCGGTTTGGCAGAAATCACACGGATTGGCGTGGAGATGGGAGCAAACCCGCTTACGTTTTCGGGCCTCGCAGGAATCGGTGACTTGGTCGTTACCGCGACGAGCCAACATAGCCGTAACTGGCGGGCGGGTTCCATGCTGGGGCAGGGACAAAAGCTTGAGGATGTGCTGAATTCCATGGGAATGGTGGTAGAAGGAATTCGTACGACAAAAGCAGCCTATTTTATCTCTCAAAAATACGGGGTGCAGATGCCGATTGCGGATCAACTGTACCATGTTCTCTTTCAGAATCGTGAGCCGCGTGATGCTGTTGAGGCACTTATGGGCCGAGATCCCAAGACCGAAATGGAAGTTATGAAACTGGAAACATGGGAGCAGTGGCATTCCTGA
- the der gene encoding ribosome biogenesis GTPase Der — MARPVVAIVGRPNVGKSTIFNRIIGDRLAIVEDKPGITRDRIYGIGEWNGKPFSIIDTGGIEIDGEDVILKSIRMQAELAIEEADVIVFMCDAKAGITQSDEEVAEMLYRSGKPIVVAVNKVDNIGRSELIYEFYGFGFGDPIGVSGSHGTGIGDLLDAIVEKLPELVEETYDEDVIRVALIGRPNVGKSSLVNAILGEERVIVSDVAGTTRDAIDTPFEKDGQRYVLIDTAGMRKRGKVYETTEKYSVMRAMRAIERADVVLIVINGEEGIIEQDKHIAGYAFEAGKASLFVVNKWDVVDKTDKTMNEFEKKIRDHFLFMTYAPVVFLSAKTKQRLQKLLPVVTRVAQQHSMRVQTHLLNDVVSDAVAINPPPTDKGRRMRINYVTQVAVKPPTMVIFVNDPELMHFSYERYLENKIRGAFDFEGTPIRIFTRRKSDEG, encoded by the coding sequence ATGGCAAGACCCGTTGTGGCAATTGTCGGGCGACCGAACGTGGGTAAATCCACTATTTTTAATCGGATTATCGGCGACAGACTGGCCATTGTGGAAGACAAGCCGGGTATTACCCGTGACCGGATCTACGGAATCGGTGAATGGAACGGTAAACCATTCAGTATTATCGATACAGGTGGTATCGAAATCGACGGCGAGGATGTCATTCTTAAATCAATTCGGATGCAGGCAGAGCTCGCCATTGAAGAAGCGGATGTTATTGTATTCATGTGTGATGCAAAAGCAGGAATTACGCAATCTGACGAAGAAGTCGCAGAGATGTTGTACCGCTCAGGCAAGCCCATTGTTGTAGCCGTTAACAAAGTGGATAATATTGGGCGCAGTGAGCTCATTTATGAGTTTTATGGATTTGGATTCGGTGATCCCATCGGTGTATCCGGAAGTCATGGTACAGGTATAGGTGATTTGCTGGATGCCATCGTTGAAAAACTGCCGGAACTTGTGGAAGAGACATACGATGAAGATGTCATCCGTGTTGCTCTAATCGGACGTCCAAACGTAGGTAAATCTTCATTGGTGAATGCCATTTTGGGTGAGGAACGTGTTATCGTTAGTGATGTGGCTGGAACGACGCGCGATGCCATCGATACACCGTTCGAAAAAGATGGGCAGCGTTACGTGCTGATTGATACAGCAGGTATGCGTAAACGTGGTAAAGTGTATGAAACTACCGAGAAATACAGTGTTATGCGTGCTATGCGTGCCATTGAACGTGCTGATGTCGTTTTGATCGTAATTAACGGTGAGGAAGGCATCATTGAACAGGACAAGCATATTGCAGGTTATGCATTTGAAGCTGGTAAAGCTTCCTTGTTCGTTGTGAATAAGTGGGACGTGGTTGATAAAACGGATAAAACGATGAATGAGTTTGAGAAAAAAATTCGGGATCACTTCCTGTTTATGACTTATGCTCCCGTAGTCTTTTTGTCAGCCAAAACGAAACAACGCTTACAAAAATTGCTTCCTGTGGTAACACGTGTAGCTCAGCAGCATTCAATGCGTGTTCAGACGCACTTGCTTAATGATGTTGTATCGGATGCAGTGGCTATTAATCCGCCGCCTACAGACAAAGGACGCAGAATGCGGATTAACTACGTGACACAGGTTGCTGTTAAACCGCCCACCATGGTTATTTTTGTAAACGATCCGGAATTGATGCACTTCTCTTATGAGCGTTACCTGGAGAATAAAATCCGCGGAGCGTTTGATTTTGAAGGTACGCCAATTCGCATATTTACTCGGAGGAAGTCCGACGAAGGTTAG
- a CDS encoding 2Fe-2S iron-sulfur cluster-binding protein encodes MEHTITFLPQNKSIRIKAGVNLLSAARRAGVKIPTRCDGKAACLMCKVNVDDDQLQALHPPTDAEQRKLGSLLEAGTRLACQAKVRGSVSVHVPEDPLKAAIRKQLERQQQENDDWF; translated from the coding sequence ATGGAGCACACGATTACATTTTTACCGCAAAATAAAAGCATCCGCATAAAAGCGGGAGTGAACCTGCTCAGTGCCGCACGTCGTGCTGGAGTGAAAATTCCAACCCGTTGCGACGGAAAAGCCGCTTGTCTAATGTGCAAGGTCAACGTAGATGATGATCAGCTGCAGGCTCTGCACCCTCCTACAGATGCTGAACAAAGGAAACTGGGTTCCCTGCTGGAAGCAGGAACTCGTCTTGCTTGTCAGGCCAAGGTGAGGGGATCAGTGTCTGTTCATGTTCCGGAAGATCCGCTCAAAGCTGCAATACGTAAGCAGTTGGAACGCCAGCAGCAGGAGAATGACGATTGGTTCTGA